GCGTGGACGGACGTTGGTTTAAAAGGCTCGCTGAGGGGCTCTGTGAGTTCCAGCAGTGTCGCTACTGTTACTCCGGCGACCTCAAAATAAAGCCTTTTACTCTGAATCCTCACCTTTCAGTGACAGCACCTCAATTGTACTTTGAAGAGGGGACAAGCTTGAAGTCTGGAGTGTCAGTGTGAGTGTGAACGTACCacgaatgtgtttgtgtgtgtgtctgtttcctttcatacttttccttttttttttttgcagcttagtttatttttctttcagtaggtgagtgtgtgtgtatgtgtgttagtgtTGGCGAATGTGTTTGATGCTTGTGGAGATgaggataaaataaaataggccgtctgtttttttattttttcagttagtCAGCACTGTACACATTCTCAGACATACACActcatataaatacacacacacacactcagacatacacacacaggatTAAAGAACCGACTTCAGAACAGACATCCATTACTCTGGTTACACCTTTCCCTTTTTTCGTGTAAATACAACACTAGCGCAATATTAAACGCATCGTAAAAATAGAAATGCTACAAAGAGCGCTGGATCAAAGATCAGAACGTGAAGTGTAAGCTGTCAGACGCTCTACGTCTGGAATGAAAGGGTGGTTGTGGCAGTGGCTGGTGAGGTAAAGGCTGCGCAGACTCTCACAAATCTAGATTTCACTCGGCTCAGGTCCTAGAGTTCTCGTCCTATGGGAATTCTTTCTAAGATTGGTTTGAAGAAATCTAGAGCTCCAGACGTTTCCACTGTATATGTGAGGCACATCTAAGGACTGAGATCTGGGTCTCCTAGGCAGCACAGCCACAATATGAACACGGtgcttttctctgcttttttgCTCAAAAAACATGCACTTATTGATTCTCAGCGGATTGTAATTGTTCGGCATACATGGAGGCTTGAAGTAGCCTGGATTGTGTTTTGTTAAAACAGATGTAGATTGGAAATCATTCAGTTTGCCAACGAACTGTACAAGAAAAGCACTTGCATGCTCTGTTGTCCATCTGAATACAATAATACCCATTcagcaaaagtgaaattaaatcATTGGTCtcaaaatacacttaaaaaccattctttatttatttactgctttTCACAGTGCACAAAAGCATCTCTAGCCTTTATCTCtagcttttttttcccccattctCACCTACTTTTTCTTGTTTGTCTTTCTTTAGGTGCATGGCCTGGGAAAACAGGTTAGCAAATCTGTCGATTACCCAGAGCTAGGAGCAACAGGGTCCATCCTGAAGACCCTCCCATATGGTGTAGCCGGTGGAAGGGTGATAGAGGCACCAGGAGGAGTCAAGCCAGACATCCATAAGCCCAGGATACACTCCACTCTGGACCACATGCCCACAAAGCCCAAACTCTCCACCTACGGCTCCCACAGTCCGTACGGCTGGGGCAAGAACCAGACGCATCTCCTAGATCAGACAGGTTACCACCCCAAGCGCAAGACTCCGCTCAAAACGGCCACCAAGACCAAGAAGATCTTCGGCTGGGGAGACTTCTACTTCAACGTGCAGACCCTGAAGTTCAGACTGCTGGTGACGGGAAAGATCGTAGACCACGTCAACGGAACTTTTACCGTCTTCTTCCGCCACAACTCATCCAGCCTCGGAAACGTCTCCGTCAGCATCGTGCCGCCGTCCAAAGTGGTAGAGTTTGAAGTTCTTCAGCAGCAGCAAAGCACCCTTCATCAGCCAGAGATCCATTTCCACCAGCCTCATCAGTCAACCATCGACCCCAAGGACATCAAAACCTTTAACTGTCGCGTGGAGTACGAGAAGACCGACCGCTCCAAGAAGTCCAAGCCCTGCCTGTACGACCCGTCTCAAATTTGCTTCACCGAGCACACCCAGTCCCATGCCGCCTGGCTCTGCTCAAAGCCTTTTAAAGTCATCTGCATCTTCATCTCCTTCTTCAGCATCGACTATAAGCTGGTGCAGAAGGTCTGCCCAGACTACAATTTTCAGAGCCAACAACCGTACTTTGGATGAGTGGGGGCAAACTGAAGGAAGCAGGGGGTTGACCGACGAGTGGGATGTTGTTGTGTGTCTTCTGTCTATTCCACGTTCTCGAGATTCTGTTAAAAGAATGTGGAACACGCAAAAAATGCTAAACCTGGTGGACACTTTACCAAGACGCTTGGAAGAGGTTTTTGTTCTGAGTTTTctttgtatatactgtaaacaGATCCAGCTCAGTTAAActcttaatatttatttattgtttttcgtTGACTTTTGTCTGTCTGACTGTTAGAAATAATTTTGGAAGAATGATGGTGAACATGGAATTTTTATATTATTCCTTTATATGACCCTGCACACTCTGGAGTGTCTTAGTATGAGCGCCGTATTGTATGTGAAACTGATCGTAGCACAGATTATAACAGCATCAAAAAGCAGAACTGCAGCCAGCGCTGGCAGATTGTTGAGGTCCAtactaggagtgggcgatatgatCAAAATATAACATCATATTAAGAAATACAGCCTTGAAGTGATATTAATATACTGTTATTTAAAGGAACAAGTTGCCAACAAAACCTAATTAACTAGATTTATTGTGTACACACAgctaaaacatatttaatatctgaCGTATGCTTATTTGTTAGACTAACATTGCTAACCAACACTGGACCTGGACTGTTATCTTGGCAAATATTcaaacaaaattatattttagtTGCATAACAGTATATTAAAAAGTTGATAAAACAATAACTGTGGATAGATCTTAATTAAACTCTATTCTTAATTAAACTAATTTCTCCTATGCTGTTTATCCTTAAGCTGGACCACGATGGGCAGAACAATAGCATATTTTGTACTAAGGTAAAAGTGGTTGCGGTTACTCAAAATAATGACCAGAGTTAGTGCACAGATTTCCTAATTCAGAGTAGGGACTGACCCAAAGAGCCTGTGGTGAGGTATGTGTCACagaccatttaaaatatttacatttactgcatttagctgatgctcttacccagagtgacttacaaggttattcctattataGAGGGGGCccaatgtaatgttaggagtcttgcccaaggactcttattggtgtagcacagcatactGTCACCTAGACCTGGAATTAaacccagtctcccacatgatagcTCACTGGAAGGCGGTGGTGTTATTCATTGCACCACACCAAGTTCCTTACGGCACTTtgtcctttactttaactcattaagtgagactgtgtgtgagtgtgtgatcacATATATTTATAGAATGTAGCAGTGTTGGgctagtgctggagataaaagtaGCTTCTTTTAAAAGTATGTATGTTTTGCCTCTACAGGTCTGTCCCAACTATTTTAACAATTCAAGCGCTTTCTTAacattccatataactagttctgacctaATAACAGCATGAATGAGCTGCTAATACAATTCTGCTTTTTCAATTTTGAATTTGATATCAATAGTCAGAAACAGGTCCAGGCTTTTATGGGTTAAGACTAATCTAATTAAGAAACCtaataaagagagctggattttagctcagtaatgagATTTCTCAATTTGTGCATGGAAACAAATGTATAAAGTGGAAATatgtgagcagtgtttagtgcaGAACCTGCGAGATAGCAACATAACACTATCTTAGCGATGTAATCTTTATCTTCTAGCAGATGTTTGTTATTTTGTGGCTTGATGTGTTTAAAAAGGCTGCCACATTAAATTTTATTGAGATTATTGGCTGGTTCCAAAGCAGAAATCTCATTATTGCCTGACTCATGCAAACTTTGAGTTTTCCTCTTATCTAATTACtgaagttaagtaaactcaaaaaTCGGATTACTGACAAACTGCAATGGTTAGCACTAATTGGATTATAAACTGCATGCAAATGCTTTTTATGGATTTTTAAGTGAAGATCTGGAGGCATTATGAGCTGGATTATAGACATTGTTTATGTTCACATTTAAGAAGAGCATCAATCAAGTGGAGCTAAAgagcaaataaaatattatttaatcaaataaaactataaaatgtatgaatatagaTGTTGTTTAGACTTGTAAGACCAAATGGCATGAATAAAAGCAGAATTAAAAGCTAAAATAGTAcaagtaaaatttaaaaaaataataccaaTGATAAGAAGAAGACCATTCTAAATATACAATACTATATATTCTGGGCACATATGGATTTTAGCCTCTCCATTTAATCCATCAGTGCAAGTGGCCTGGTGCTCTAAACGCTGAGGAAAATTTTAAGACAaccataaaaatgttaaaatcaaaACTATTATGAAGCTAAAATCTAATACAATtactagaaaaaatataaataaagaatacaaaataatgaaagtaataaaagCAAGATGAGATTGGTGACTGTCTAAATCTACAGTTTGTTAGTAATGTTAGCTTAACGTCTCTGGGCCAAGTCATCAACTCTTCTGTTATTCAGCAAAGCATATTGTGacacatttatgattaaaatgatGATATATCtacatattgcccacccctactacataCTGACACATTTCACATTTTGTGTAGTATTGAAGCTCGCTGCACAACCAGCTCATCAAATTATCAACCAGGCACCACTTCAGCTCTGCAGTCATGTCAGTTTTATCCAAATGAAATGTCTCACGGGTGTGCAGT
This DNA window, taken from Astyanax mexicanus isolate ESR-SI-001 chromosome 5, AstMex3_surface, whole genome shotgun sequence, encodes the following:
- the LOC103047719 gene encoding neurexophilin-2; amino-acid sequence: MRLLWWSLLILDQWILRKVHGLGKQVSKSVDYPELGATGSILKTLPYGVAGGRVIEAPGGVKPDIHKPRIHSTLDHMPTKPKLSTYGSHSPYGWGKNQTHLLDQTGYHPKRKTPLKTATKTKKIFGWGDFYFNVQTLKFRLLVTGKIVDHVNGTFTVFFRHNSSSLGNVSVSIVPPSKVVEFEVLQQQQSTLHQPEIHFHQPHQSTIDPKDIKTFNCRVEYEKTDRSKKSKPCLYDPSQICFTEHTQSHAAWLCSKPFKVICIFISFFSIDYKLVQKVCPDYNFQSQQPYFG